One Lacticaseibacillus rhamnosus genomic window carries:
- a CDS encoding MurR/RpiR family transcriptional regulator yields MKGSLTIVKLEKLVAGKSLTETEFTVLQYLVANIDRVLDLGVRGVAKANYTSAATVMRLAHKMGYRGFVEMQYKLMTMLRHGEAGSQSVEAADDPLQSAVLDQNDVTTIRAVAQQIAAIENQYLYLYAAGFSGVIGQYMFKKFQILGKRCFFSTPGDSAALLENYLEDLGLFIVVSKSGETQSVIDKAALVSSLPVPVVAFTGNADSTLAKMADWTLKVADDFPLDEVNQRASLFYPQMLALFELVIGEVEKLN; encoded by the coding sequence ATGAAAGGATCGCTGACAATTGTGAAACTAGAAAAGCTGGTTGCGGGGAAGAGCTTGACGGAGACTGAGTTCACGGTTTTGCAGTATCTGGTAGCCAACATTGACCGTGTGTTAGATCTGGGTGTGCGCGGCGTGGCGAAAGCGAATTACACATCGGCCGCGACCGTCATGCGGTTAGCACACAAAATGGGTTATCGCGGTTTCGTAGAGATGCAGTATAAGTTGATGACGATGTTGCGCCATGGCGAGGCCGGCTCACAATCCGTTGAGGCTGCTGACGATCCGTTGCAATCAGCGGTGCTTGACCAAAATGATGTGACGACCATTCGCGCAGTGGCTCAACAAATCGCGGCGATTGAAAATCAATATTTGTACCTGTATGCGGCTGGTTTTTCAGGCGTAATTGGGCAGTATATGTTTAAAAAATTTCAGATTCTAGGTAAGCGGTGTTTCTTTTCAACTCCGGGGGATTCGGCTGCGTTGTTGGAGAATTATTTAGAGGATTTGGGATTGTTTATCGTTGTTTCAAAATCTGGCGAGACGCAGAGTGTGATTGATAAAGCGGCTTTAGTCAGCAGTCTGCCGGTTCCCGTCGTTGCTTTCACAGGCAACGCAGACAGCACTTTGGCTAAAATGGCTGATTGGACGCTTAAAGTCGCAGATGATTTCCCGCTGGATGAGGTAAATCAACGGGCATCGCTGTTTTACCCGCAGATGCTGGCCTTGTTTGAGCTGGTGATCGGCGAGGTGGAGAAACTGAATTAG
- a CDS encoding putative holin-like toxin, which produces MSVADALMLMLVFGDFVLSLIALIITIMLIIQDNQKDRR; this is translated from the coding sequence TTGTCTGTTGCTGATGCGTTGATGCTGATGCTGGTCTTCGGTGATTTCGTATTATCGTTGATTGCGCTGATCATCACCATTATGCTGATAATACAAGACAATCAAAAAGACCGTCGCTAA
- the dagF gene encoding 2-dehydro-3-deoxy-phosphogluconate aldolase — translation MNLTPNYYKNRVALNVLAGSVDNAKDIYEAAEGHVVVGVLTKNYATDEAAIEDMKKYQAVTANGLSVGLGAGDPNQSAMVSRVSQVLQPQHVNQVFTGVGTSRALLGQNETVINGLVSPTGKVGIVNLATGPKSSQKPAAEVPVETAIALLQDMGGTSFKFFPMGGLKHEAEFRAVAKACAAEGFNLEPTGGIDLDNYEAILQIALDAGVKQVIPHIYSSIIDKATGLTRPEDVTKLWEMTKRLVDASELVAAD, via the coding sequence ATGAACTTAACCCCAAACTATTATAAAAATCGTGTCGCTCTAAATGTGCTCGCTGGTTCCGTCGACAATGCCAAAGACATCTATGAAGCTGCGGAAGGCCATGTGGTAGTCGGCGTTTTGACCAAGAACTACGCAACCGATGAAGCGGCGATTGAAGATATGAAAAAATATCAAGCCGTGACCGCTAATGGGTTATCGGTTGGCTTAGGCGCAGGCGACCCGAATCAAAGCGCCATGGTGAGTCGGGTTTCGCAAGTCTTGCAGCCCCAACACGTTAATCAAGTCTTCACCGGCGTTGGTACCAGTCGCGCACTTTTAGGCCAAAATGAGACCGTCATTAATGGCTTGGTCTCACCAACTGGCAAAGTCGGCATCGTTAATCTTGCCACTGGACCGAAAAGCAGCCAAAAACCGGCCGCAGAAGTTCCGGTTGAAACCGCCATTGCCCTATTGCAAGACATGGGCGGCACCAGCTTCAAGTTCTTCCCCATGGGCGGCTTGAAGCACGAAGCTGAATTCCGCGCAGTGGCCAAAGCCTGTGCCGCGGAAGGCTTTAACCTCGAACCTACTGGCGGCATCGACTTGGATAATTACGAAGCGATTCTCCAAATTGCCTTGGATGCCGGGGTTAAACAGGTCATCCCGCATATTTACAGCTCGATTATTGACAAGGCAACTGGCTTGACGCGACCGGAAGACGTGACCAAGCTGTGGGAGATGACCAAGCGTCTGGTGGATGCGAGTGAGTTGGTTGCGGCGGATTAG